The following are from one region of the Carnobacterium gallinarum DSM 4847 genome:
- a CDS encoding CdaR family protein: protein MIEKIYNNPWFLRIVALAFSLLLFGYVNFEKNGLVNTNNAAGSLNPRGSEVISNVPVYADVDQNKYYISGLPEKVSVKIEGLKSIINQTVTSQNFKVVAKNLNNLGVGDHTVQLTPEGFSDKLGVSITPSEARIKIENKKVKTFDVSVEFNKALVARGYEAGTPTLDYNTVEISGAESNINKIASVKAVVSVENGVKKDIKSKVTVQVEDADGNNLDVVVNPSEVNVTIPILVANKDIPISLKQTGTPTNGKSYRLGIKGNQTTVNIAGETKALSDYSSFAVNVDVTGITETTTKEIALSLPDGITSVSPETIMVVITVTDESSGGGSGENNGSGATSTSSSSSSSSSSGSSSSSSSSSSVDSGSSSSSESTATSSSESSNNDQANAGNTTDSE from the coding sequence ATGATAGAGAAAATCTATAATAACCCTTGGTTTCTCCGAATTGTTGCTTTAGCATTTTCTTTATTATTATTTGGCTATGTGAATTTTGAAAAAAATGGTTTAGTCAATACGAATAATGCTGCTGGAAGTTTGAATCCTCGTGGCTCTGAAGTAATTTCCAATGTTCCGGTTTATGCAGATGTGGATCAAAATAAGTATTATATATCAGGGTTACCAGAAAAAGTGTCTGTTAAAATAGAAGGATTAAAAAGTATTATTAATCAGACGGTCACTTCACAGAATTTTAAAGTAGTAGCAAAAAATTTAAATAATTTAGGTGTTGGGGATCATACTGTTCAGCTAACACCAGAAGGCTTTAGTGACAAATTAGGAGTATCTATTACTCCAAGTGAAGCTAGAATCAAAATTGAAAATAAAAAAGTAAAAACATTTGATGTAAGTGTTGAATTTAATAAAGCTTTAGTTGCTCGTGGATATGAAGCTGGAACGCCTACTTTAGACTATAATACTGTTGAAATTTCAGGAGCAGAGTCGAATATAAATAAAATCGCCTCTGTAAAAGCGGTCGTTTCAGTGGAGAATGGTGTTAAAAAAGATATTAAATCAAAAGTGACGGTTCAAGTTGAAGATGCCGATGGAAATAATTTGGACGTTGTCGTCAATCCTAGTGAAGTGAACGTGACAATTCCTATTTTAGTGGCAAATAAAGATATTCCAATTTCTTTAAAACAGACAGGGACGCCTACAAATGGGAAAAGTTATCGATTAGGAATTAAGGGAAACCAAACAACTGTTAATATTGCTGGTGAAACGAAAGCTTTATCGGACTATAGTAGCTTTGCTGTAAATGTTGATGTGACGGGAATTACAGAAACGACTACAAAAGAAATTGCCTTGTCATTGCCAGATGGAATTACTTCGGTATCCCCTGAGACTATTATGGTTGTCATCACTGTAACTGATGAATCTAGTGGTGGAGGCAGTGGTGAAAATAATGGTAGTGGGGCTACATCTACCTCCAGCTCGTCAAGTAGTTCAAGTTCAAGTGGATCAAGCTCAAGTTCAAGTTCAAGTAGTTCTGTTGATAGCGGCAGTTCTTCTTCTAGTGAATCTACAGCAACTTCAAGTAGTGAGAGTAGTAACAATGATCAGGCGAATGCTGGAAATACAACAGATAGTGAATGA
- a CDS encoding GGDEF domain-containing protein, translating to MLVFEIIEPYITGITSILGIFFIQAVWLSVSRVIAENRLSDKQLLYFMEIGSGLLMTMSSIYLTLMSAVDHYYYLYGNLRLIIILIPAIFISARVSMISVVLSGIFRLFYFGITPVTIMYVLVFVVFLMMIIIAKKLSNGNNLRTLIFSFLAAIPIWIFIYSSNLDGTHIFAFNYMLEDYLNFIVIGSITYLSATYLYHLNTIFFKTVTDSLTDELTKARNFKDFNLTYLAEFEEAKAQGEPLNLALFDIDHFKTVNDTYGHLAGNYVLVELTDVLRRMESLNYGNVLFRTGGEEFALLLQGRSSTESMEILEEVRENVEKHFFYYESKQINITISIGLATYLVTDSDVKELYVRADEALYRSKENGRNRVSQ from the coding sequence GTGCTAGTATTTGAAATAATTGAACCCTACATAACGGGGATAACCTCCATTTTAGGAATATTTTTTATTCAGGCAGTTTGGTTATCGGTTTCACGGGTGATTGCTGAAAATCGACTTTCAGATAAACAGTTGCTTTATTTTATGGAGATAGGTTCAGGCTTACTAATGACGATGTCTTCAATTTATTTAACGTTGATGTCTGCAGTCGATCATTATTATTACCTTTATGGCAATTTACGCCTAATTATTATCTTAATTCCCGCTATTTTTATTAGTGCGCGTGTTTCGATGATTTCGGTGGTACTTTCTGGTATCTTTAGGTTATTTTATTTTGGTATTACCCCTGTAACAATTATGTATGTCTTAGTTTTTGTCGTTTTTTTAATGATGATTATTATTGCTAAAAAATTATCAAATGGAAACAATTTACGAACCTTAATTTTTAGTTTCCTGGCGGCTATTCCAATTTGGATATTTATTTATAGCAGCAATTTAGATGGAACGCATATTTTTGCGTTTAATTATATGTTGGAAGATTATTTAAATTTTATTGTGATTGGGAGTATTACCTATCTTAGTGCAACTTATTTATATCATCTAAATACGATTTTCTTTAAAACAGTAACAGATAGTTTAACAGATGAATTGACAAAGGCACGAAATTTTAAAGATTTTAATCTGACTTATTTGGCTGAATTTGAGGAAGCAAAAGCACAAGGTGAACCATTAAATCTAGCTTTATTTGATATTGATCACTTTAAGACGGTAAATGATACATATGGTCATTTGGCCGGAAATTACGTACTTGTTGAATTAACAGATGTATTGAGACGAATGGAATCATTGAATTATGGAAATGTTCTTTTTAGAACTGGCGGTGAGGAATTTGCTTTGTTGCTACAAGGAAGATCTTCAACGGAATCTATGGAGATACTTGAAGAAGTAAGGGAAAATGTTGAGAAGCACTTTTTTTATTATGAAAGTAAACAAATCAATATTACCATCTCAATTGGTTTAGCTACGTATTTAGTTACTGACTCAGACGTGAAGGAATTGTATGTAAGAGCAGACGAAGCTTTGTACCGTTCTAAAGAAAATGGTCGAAATAGGGTAAGTCAATAA
- a CDS encoding L-cystine transporter — protein sequence MTNLYIIIILALFVAAIYGFYWMQKKHVKFSTRVFAALGVGIVLGAIIQVIFGSTGDVTVGAVSWVNVVGNGYISLLQMLVMPLIFVSIVGAFTKLGVSKNLGKISFTVISTLLITTAISAFIGIMSVFIFNLNGATFVQGDAETERIEVLDQRKTEVENLTIPEQIVSFIPTNVFADLSGTRGSSTIAVVIFSAFVGMAYIGVNRKDPETGEFFAKLINSLYKIVMRIVTLVLRLTPFGILALMIKVTATSNVQAIWNLGKFVAASYSALFVVFLMHLLILSVLKVNPIKYIKKVGTVLGFAFTSRSSAGAMPLNIETQTKALGVDEASANFAASFGATIGQNGCAGVYPAMLAAIVAPTVGIDIFSPLYILTIIAVVTISSFGVAGVGGGATFASLIVLGSLNLPIAIVGLVISVEPLIDMARTLVNVNDSMVAGIVTSKRIKEFNSKILDDESAVIESSI from the coding sequence ATGACGAATCTTTATATTATTATTATTTTAGCTTTATTTGTTGCAGCCATCTATGGTTTTTATTGGATGCAGAAGAAACATGTGAAATTTTCAACACGTGTCTTTGCAGCACTTGGAGTAGGGATTGTGCTAGGTGCAATCATTCAAGTTATTTTTGGTTCAACAGGTGATGTGACTGTTGGAGCGGTTAGTTGGGTTAATGTTGTAGGAAATGGATATATTTCATTATTACAAATGTTAGTTATGCCGTTAATTTTTGTTTCCATTGTTGGAGCATTTACAAAGTTAGGTGTTTCAAAAAATCTTGGGAAAATTAGCTTTACAGTGATTTCAACATTGTTAATCACAACAGCTATTTCTGCATTTATTGGAATTATGAGTGTGTTTATTTTCAATTTAAATGGTGCAACCTTTGTTCAAGGGGATGCTGAGACAGAAAGAATTGAAGTATTGGATCAACGTAAAACAGAAGTTGAGAATTTGACAATTCCTGAACAAATTGTGAGTTTTATTCCAACGAATGTCTTTGCTGATTTATCTGGAACTCGTGGTAGTAGTACTATCGCTGTTGTTATTTTCTCTGCATTCGTCGGAATGGCGTATATCGGAGTCAATAGAAAAGATCCTGAAACGGGAGAGTTTTTTGCAAAATTAATTAATAGCTTGTATAAAATTGTCATGCGTATTGTAACCTTAGTTCTACGTTTAACACCATTTGGAATTTTAGCTTTAATGATTAAAGTAACGGCAACAAGTAATGTTCAAGCAATTTGGAACTTAGGTAAATTTGTTGCAGCATCTTATTCTGCACTATTTGTAGTTTTCTTGATGCACTTATTGATTTTAAGCGTATTGAAAGTTAATCCTATTAAATACATTAAAAAAGTTGGAACAGTTTTAGGATTTGCATTTACCTCACGTTCTAGTGCTGGTGCAATGCCTCTAAATATTGAAACTCAAACAAAGGCATTAGGTGTTGATGAAGCATCAGCTAACTTCGCTGCTAGTTTTGGTGCAACAATTGGACAAAATGGCTGTGCGGGTGTTTATCCTGCTATGTTAGCTGCAATTGTGGCTCCAACTGTTGGAATTGATATATTTAGTCCTTTATATATTTTAACAATTATTGCAGTAGTAACAATTAGTTCATTTGGTGTTGCTGGTGTCGGTGGTGGAGCAACTTTTGCTTCATTGATCGTATTAGGTTCATTGAACTTACCAATTGCTATTGTTGGTTTAGTTATCTCGGTTGAACCATTAATTGATATGGCTCGTACATTAGTTAACGTAAATGATAGTATGGTTGCTGGAATTGTTACATCTAAACGAATCAAAGAATTTAATTCAAAAATCTTAGATGATGAATCTGCAGTTATTGAATCAAGTATTTAA
- the glmM gene encoding phosphoglucosamine mutase, with protein MGKYFGTDGVRGVANSELTPELAFKLGRFGGYVLMQHADGATHPRVLVGRDTRISGQMLESALVAGLLSVGIEVMQLGVISTPAVAYLTRVQGAAAGVMISASHNPAPDNGIKFFGSDGFKLSDEQELEIEALLDNEIDELPRPSADGLGTVDEYLEGSLKYIQFLQKTIPSDLAGIQVCLDGANGATSPLINRLFADLETEFDVMGASPNGININDGVGSTHPEKLAEFVLEKGADVGLAFDGDGDRIIAVDELGQIVDGDKIMYICGKYLMEKGRLKKDTIVATVMSNLGFHKAVEAAGMTALQTQVGDRYVVEEMRKNGYNFGGEQSGHMVFLDYNTTGDGMLSGIQLINVMKQTGKKLSELAAEVSNYPQKLVNIRVSDKDGAMNVPAIKAVIEEVEKEMDGDGRILVRASGTEALLRVMGEAPTEDKVNYYVDKISDVVRQEIGLEG; from the coding sequence ATGGGAAAATATTTTGGAACAGATGGAGTCAGAGGCGTTGCGAATTCAGAGTTAACACCGGAGTTAGCTTTTAAATTAGGTCGTTTTGGAGGATATGTGTTGATGCAACATGCTGATGGCGCGACTCACCCTCGTGTTTTAGTTGGTAGAGATACACGTATTTCTGGTCAAATGCTTGAATCAGCATTGGTAGCTGGTTTATTATCAGTTGGTATTGAAGTGATGCAACTTGGTGTAATTTCAACACCAGCAGTTGCTTATTTAACACGAGTTCAGGGTGCAGCTGCAGGCGTTATGATTTCTGCATCTCACAATCCAGCACCAGATAATGGAATTAAATTCTTTGGATCAGATGGGTTTAAATTATCAGATGAGCAAGAATTAGAAATTGAAGCTTTATTGGATAATGAAATAGATGAGTTACCACGTCCAAGTGCAGATGGTTTAGGAACAGTAGATGAATATTTAGAAGGTTCTTTAAAATATATTCAATTTTTACAAAAAACAATTCCAAGTGATTTAGCGGGTATTCAAGTTTGTTTAGATGGTGCAAACGGAGCTACTTCACCATTAATTAATCGTTTGTTTGCTGATTTAGAGACAGAATTTGATGTTATGGGTGCTTCTCCAAATGGAATTAATATTAATGATGGTGTTGGTTCGACACATCCAGAAAAATTAGCTGAATTTGTATTAGAAAAAGGTGCAGATGTTGGTTTAGCCTTTGATGGAGATGGCGACCGAATTATTGCGGTAGATGAATTAGGACAAATCGTTGATGGCGATAAAATTATGTATATTTGTGGAAAGTATTTGATGGAAAAAGGTCGTTTGAAGAAAGATACTATTGTGGCGACTGTTATGAGTAACTTAGGCTTCCATAAGGCGGTTGAAGCTGCTGGAATGACAGCTTTACAAACACAAGTTGGAGATCGCTATGTAGTTGAAGAAATGCGTAAAAATGGCTATAACTTTGGTGGTGAACAATCAGGTCATATGGTTTTCTTAGACTACAATACAACTGGCGACGGGATGCTTTCTGGAATTCAGTTAATTAATGTTATGAAACAAACTGGTAAAAAGCTATCTGAATTAGCAGCTGAAGTGTCAAATTATCCACAAAAACTTGTGAACATCCGTGTTAGTGATAAGGATGGTGCTATGAATGTACCTGCAATCAAAGCAGTAATTGAAGAAGTAGAAAAAGAAATGGATGGAGACGGACGTATTTTAGTTCGTGCTAGTGGAACAGAAGCTTTGCTACGTGTAATGGGAGAAGCTCCAACAGAAGATAAAGTCAATTATTATGTAGATAAAATCTCAGATGTTGTTCGACAAGAAATTGGTCTAGAAGGATAA
- the glmS gene encoding glutamine--fructose-6-phosphate transaminase (isomerizing) — protein sequence MCGIVGFIGNQDAKEILLQGLEKLEYRGYDSAGIYIIDEANKGHLFKEKGRIAALREVVNNEVASSKGIGHTRWATHGVPSVRNAHPHQSTSGRFTLVHNGVIENYQAVSDAYLSGIELVSDTDTEVIVQLIAWFAEQEELSTLDAFKKAIVTLKGSYALALMDAENPDVIYVAKNKSPLLIGKGEDFNVVCSDAMAMIQVTNQFVELMDGEVVTVTKEQIEIENLAGDKIEREAYTAELDLNDIEKGTYAYYMLKEIDEQPAVMRKILQHYQNTEGQLEIDSVITETLLASDRVYIVACGTSYNAGWVGKQLIENLTNIPTEVHLSSEFGYNMPLLTEKPFFIFLTQSGETADSRQVLVKTNELGHPALTITNVQGSTLSREAQFTLLLHAGPEIAVASTKAYTAQIAVLAILAEVVGKSKGLASDVDMIHELGIVAAGMETIVDNKEYLEELAANYLSISRNAFYIGRGMDYYVAMEAALKLKEISYVQTEGFAAGELKHGTIALIEEGTPVLALITEESIAGHTRGNVEEVNSRGAHSLVIAMENVAREGDQFVLPQVHALLTPLISVIPTQLLSYYTSLHRGNDVDKPRNLAKSVTVE from the coding sequence ATGTGTGGAATTGTAGGATTTATTGGAAACCAAGATGCAAAAGAGATTTTATTACAAGGATTGGAAAAATTAGAGTATCGTGGATATGATTCTGCCGGTATTTATATCATTGATGAAGCGAATAAGGGGCATTTATTTAAAGAAAAAGGTCGAATTGCTGCGTTACGTGAGGTTGTTAATAATGAAGTAGCAAGTTCAAAAGGGATTGGACATACGCGTTGGGCAACTCATGGTGTGCCTAGTGTCCGAAATGCTCATCCCCATCAATCAACTAGTGGACGCTTTACGTTAGTTCATAATGGTGTAATTGAGAATTATCAAGCCGTAAGTGATGCTTATTTATCAGGTATTGAATTAGTTAGTGATACGGATACAGAAGTAATTGTACAGTTGATTGCTTGGTTTGCTGAACAGGAAGAATTATCAACATTAGATGCATTTAAAAAGGCGATTGTGACTTTGAAGGGTTCATATGCGTTAGCTTTAATGGATGCAGAAAATCCAGATGTTATCTATGTTGCTAAAAATAAAAGTCCGTTATTAATCGGAAAAGGTGAAGATTTTAACGTAGTATGTAGCGATGCCATGGCAATGATTCAAGTGACGAATCAATTTGTTGAACTGATGGATGGCGAAGTTGTGACAGTTACGAAGGAGCAGATTGAAATTGAGAATTTAGCTGGTGACAAGATTGAGCGTGAAGCTTATACAGCTGAACTAGATTTAAATGATATTGAAAAAGGAACTTACGCATACTACATGTTGAAGGAAATTGATGAGCAGCCAGCTGTGATGCGTAAAATTTTACAACATTATCAAAATACAGAAGGTCAATTAGAGATTGATTCTGTTATCACAGAAACTTTGTTGGCTAGTGATCGTGTCTATATTGTTGCTTGTGGAACTAGTTATAATGCGGGATGGGTTGGAAAACAATTAATTGAAAATTTAACAAATATTCCAACAGAAGTTCATTTATCTAGTGAATTTGGTTATAATATGCCTTTATTGACTGAAAAACCTTTCTTTATCTTCTTAACGCAAAGTGGTGAAACAGCCGATAGTCGCCAAGTATTAGTGAAGACGAATGAATTGGGACATCCGGCTTTAACCATTACTAATGTTCAAGGTTCAACGTTATCAAGGGAAGCACAGTTTACTTTGTTGTTACATGCAGGTCCAGAAATTGCAGTTGCATCAACTAAAGCTTATACTGCACAGATTGCTGTTTTAGCGATTTTGGCAGAAGTAGTTGGGAAGTCTAAAGGATTAGCATCAGATGTTGATATGATTCATGAATTGGGGATTGTTGCTGCTGGTATGGAAACAATTGTTGATAATAAAGAATATTTGGAAGAATTGGCGGCAAACTATTTAAGTATTAGTCGAAATGCATTTTATATTGGTCGTGGAATGGACTATTACGTGGCCATGGAAGCTGCTTTAAAGCTTAAAGAGATTTCATACGTACAAACAGAAGGATTTGCTGCAGGCGAGCTGAAACACGGTACTATTGCCTTAATTGAAGAAGGGACACCTGTATTGGCATTAATTACCGAGGAAAGCATTGCGGGACATACTCGTGGCAATGTTGAGGAAGTTAATTCTCGTGGCGCTCACAGTCTGGTAATTGCAATGGAAAATGTTGCACGTGAAGGAGATCAATTTGTCTTACCACAAGTTCATGCCTTACTGACACCATTGATTAGTGTGATTCCAACACAATTATTAAGTTATTATACAAGTTTACATCGTGGAAATGATGTAGATAAACCTAGAAATCTAGCGAAGAGTGTTACGGTAGAATAA
- a CDS encoding YfhO family protein yields MQKKMKQKRFLFQLASLLLPLLILIPVFVSMGVAPFGKSNLLVSDLGTQYVPFFSYFKEMVLGNGSPLYSFSSGMGDDFLPLAAYYLMSPFNLIFLVTPKIYLATAVTLVIMLKICFISWSLVFYLSRTYQKVEVAQLFFALGYAFCGFVGIYLYNIMWLDALIWLPIVALSIQYLVDRNKKLFYCFSLFAVIVSNYYLGYMTCLFALSYFIYWTMRQTEFKNLKDYFQQTMKKWLSFITYSIIGAGLTSFILIPALLGMLQTGKSAVDWKIFLPFPTFGLDFFLQLGIENTDFTSRLDHLPTIFIGSLFLLLAVSYFFIGSISKKEKWLSFSMLAVLFLSFWLQSFNTVWHMFQLTAGFPYRNAYMFSFFLILLGYSSWQKRSELSERLILKISGTLIGLLAIGYVYSWLIVPWLIKNSKLSQFIQSQSAIPLQPYLFWVSAGAIILTSILLIWGKSSKMIMLLLFATVTLEIGYNFHQMLADTPLADNTRFQVDMKNYTQLLNEMDEKDQGLYRIKNTIKGVDNGYNESFLYNYHSIPYYSSTLNEDLRDSLWKLGLFSKNERRISDVGQTPFLDYLFNTRYVLGSYQAKGTELAIAKSEFGQILPLHPEMETSIGYMVPSEFSEIKLKEERPFDNQNRLVGSIIGSQKKLFQSTDVTQSVATNAYMVTVKTTGPTYLYLPKIKFQTIRLYVDGKEISPQVAVTNQALINLGEFSAGKQFYLEIKSQREVIVESENIQTLDDTVYREVTNRLQQTRLAVSSWSESNIQGEVQVEKNQDVLFVSIPHDTKWKAEVDGKPVALKKVLGDFIGVPLDKGTHTISLTYYPEGFKIGTWVSYICVFWLIGLVSYNGWKKNKRKK; encoded by the coding sequence ATGCAGAAAAAAATGAAACAAAAACGATTCCTTTTTCAACTAGCTAGTTTGCTACTACCATTACTTATTTTGATTCCGGTTTTTGTAAGCATGGGAGTGGCGCCCTTTGGAAAATCCAATTTATTAGTGAGTGATCTTGGAACACAGTATGTTCCCTTTTTTTCTTATTTTAAAGAAATGGTGCTTGGTAATGGTAGTCCGTTGTATTCATTCTCAAGTGGCATGGGAGATGATTTTCTGCCATTAGCCGCCTATTATTTGATGAGCCCCTTTAATCTGATTTTTTTAGTAACGCCTAAAATCTATTTGGCTACAGCGGTGACACTTGTGATTATGCTGAAGATTTGTTTTATTTCATGGAGCTTAGTTTTTTATCTAAGCCGAACCTATCAAAAAGTAGAAGTAGCTCAATTGTTTTTTGCATTAGGTTATGCATTTTGTGGATTTGTAGGTATTTATCTTTATAATATTATGTGGTTAGATGCCCTGATATGGTTGCCGATTGTTGCGCTAAGTATTCAATATCTAGTGGATAGAAATAAAAAACTGTTTTATTGTTTTAGTTTATTTGCAGTGATTGTCAGCAATTATTATTTAGGTTACATGACGTGTTTGTTTGCGTTAAGCTATTTTATTTATTGGACAATGAGACAGACTGAATTTAAAAATCTGAAAGACTATTTTCAACAAACAATGAAAAAATGGTTGAGCTTTATTACGTACTCGATTATTGGTGCAGGCTTAACTAGTTTTATTTTAATTCCCGCTTTATTGGGAATGCTTCAAACAGGTAAATCTGCTGTTGATTGGAAAATTTTCTTACCATTTCCTACATTTGGACTTGATTTTTTCTTACAATTAGGAATTGAAAATACTGATTTTACTAGTCGTTTAGACCATTTACCGACAATTTTTATTGGTAGCTTGTTTTTATTACTGGCTGTTAGTTATTTCTTTATTGGATCAATTTCAAAGAAAGAAAAGTGGTTGAGTTTTTCAATGTTAGCTGTGCTGTTTCTAAGTTTTTGGTTGCAGAGTTTTAATACGGTGTGGCATATGTTCCAGTTAACTGCTGGTTTTCCTTATCGTAATGCCTATATGTTCAGCTTTTTCTTAATTTTATTAGGTTATTCTAGCTGGCAGAAACGTTCTGAGCTATCGGAAAGACTCATTCTAAAAATAAGTGGAACCTTGATTGGTTTACTGGCAATTGGTTATGTATATAGTTGGTTAATTGTACCTTGGCTTATAAAAAATAGTAAGCTAAGCCAATTTATACAGTCTCAATCAGCTATTCCGTTACAGCCTTATTTATTCTGGGTTTCTGCTGGGGCAATTATTTTAACTTCTATATTATTAATCTGGGGTAAATCTTCTAAAATGATTATGTTGTTATTATTTGCTACGGTTACGTTAGAGATTGGTTATAATTTTCACCAAATGTTAGCTGATACGCCATTAGCAGATAATACGCGTTTCCAAGTAGATATGAAAAATTACACACAGTTGTTAAATGAAATGGATGAAAAAGATCAGGGACTTTATAGAATTAAAAATACAATCAAGGGTGTAGATAATGGATATAATGAAAGTTTTCTTTACAATTATCATAGTATCCCATATTATAGTTCTACCTTAAATGAAGATTTACGAGATAGTTTATGGAAACTAGGACTATTCAGTAAGAATGAACGTCGAATTAGTGATGTTGGTCAAACGCCGTTTTTGGATTATTTGTTTAATACTCGTTACGTTTTAGGAAGTTATCAAGCTAAAGGAACAGAGTTAGCAATTGCTAAAAGTGAGTTTGGTCAGATTCTGCCTCTTCATCCAGAAATGGAGACGAGTATTGGGTATATGGTTCCATCAGAATTTAGTGAAATAAAATTAAAAGAGGAGCGACCTTTTGATAATCAGAATAGATTAGTTGGAAGTATTATTGGTTCTCAAAAGAAGTTATTCCAGTCTACGGATGTTACGCAAAGTGTTGCAACTAATGCTTATATGGTTACAGTTAAAACAACTGGTCCGACGTACCTGTATTTACCTAAGATAAAGTTTCAAACAATTCGTCTGTACGTTGATGGAAAAGAAATTAGTCCACAAGTCGCGGTGACAAATCAAGCGTTAATTAATCTTGGTGAGTTTAGTGCCGGAAAACAATTTTATCTTGAAATAAAAAGTCAACGAGAGGTTATCGTTGAATCAGAAAATATTCAAACACTGGATGATACAGTCTATCGTGAAGTGACGAATAGACTGCAACAGACTCGTTTAGCGGTATCTAGTTGGAGTGAAAGCAATATTCAAGGTGAGGTTCAAGTTGAAAAAAATCAAGATGTGTTATTTGTTTCGATTCCTCATGATACGAAGTGGAAGGCTGAAGTTGATGGAAAACCAGTTGCTCTGAAAAAAGTTTTAGGTGATTTTATAGGAGTTCCACTGGATAAAGGTACACATACGATTTCATTAACTTATTATCCTGAAGGTTTTAAAATTGGAACGTGGGTAAGCTATATATGTGTTTTTTGGTTAATTGGTCTAGTTAGTTATAATGGATGGAAGAAGAATAAACGGAAAAAATAA
- the cdaA gene encoding diadenylate cyclase CdaA, with protein MSFDWTQIFTWRNFLNIVDIIVVWFFVYKLITLLKGTKGIQLLKGIAVIIVIKMISFFLKLETVDWIMDQVISWGVIAAIIVFQPEVRRGLEHLGRGAVFGRSKRQVDPTKRLIQALDKSVQYMAKRRIGALISIEMETGLDEYIETGIPLDADISGELLINIFIPNTPLHDGAVIIKDYKIAAAAGYLPLSESSLIPKELGTRHRAAIGLSEVTDALTIVVSEETGGISMTRNSELIRDVTQEEFVNYLVKEIVVKDEEIKKNPIQVFIDGFTKKGDSK; from the coding sequence ATGTCTTTTGATTGGACACAAATATTTACGTGGCGTAATTTTTTAAATATAGTTGATATTATCGTTGTTTGGTTCTTTGTTTATAAGTTAATTACTCTGCTTAAAGGAACTAAGGGAATTCAATTATTAAAAGGAATCGCTGTAATTATAGTGATTAAAATGATTAGCTTCTTTTTGAAATTGGAAACTGTAGATTGGATTATGGACCAAGTTATTTCTTGGGGAGTAATTGCTGCAATTATTGTTTTTCAACCGGAAGTTCGTCGTGGTTTAGAGCATTTAGGAAGAGGAGCTGTTTTTGGCCGAAGTAAGCGTCAAGTCGATCCTACTAAGCGTTTGATTCAAGCATTAGATAAATCAGTTCAATACATGGCTAAACGTCGTATTGGTGCTTTGATTTCGATTGAAATGGAAACGGGATTAGATGAATACATTGAAACGGGAATTCCATTAGATGCTGATATTTCTGGGGAATTATTAATTAATATATTCATTCCAAATACACCTTTGCATGATGGCGCTGTAATTATTAAGGATTATAAAATTGCTGCTGCTGCTGGGTATTTGCCCTTATCTGAAAGCTCTTTGATTCCTAAAGAATTAGGAACAAGACATAGAGCTGCCATCGGATTGAGTGAAGTGACGGATGCGTTAACGATTGTTGTATCAGAGGAAACTGGTGGAATTAGTATGACGCGTAATAGCGAATTAATTCGTGATGTTACTCAAGAGGAATTTGTTAATTATTTAGTGAAAGAGATTGTTGTGAAGGATGAAGAGATAAAGAAAAATCCAATTCAAGTTTTCATTGATGGATTTACAAAAAAGGGGGACTCTAAATGA